A stretch of the Ptiloglossa arizonensis isolate GNS036 chromosome 1, iyPtiAriz1_principal, whole genome shotgun sequence genome encodes the following:
- the LOC143143273 gene encoding uncharacterized protein LOC143143273: protein METAEKLDTEIHRGGEYEDQGILLDFIQLATKITYQIVNCREEISWLTNGRRSKSILNRFSFFWEGRAVLQKRIKRGTRCFGDGAQSIFSFWKRCASIAKSKR from the exons atggagaCTGCCGAGAAACTGGACACCGAAATACATCGAGGGGGTGAATACGAAGACCAAGGAATATTACTCGATTTCATTCAACTCGCGACAAAGATCACGTATCAAATTGTAAACTGTAGGGAAGAAATTTCTTGGTTAACCAACGGACGgcgatcgaaatcgattttaaatcgtttttcgttcttttgGGAGGGAAGAG CTGTATTACAGAAACGAATCAAAAGAGGTACACGATGTTTCGGAGACGGCGCACAAAGTATTTTTTCATTCTG GAAACGTTGCGCGTCGATCGCAAAatcgaaacgttaa